The Oleidesulfovibrio alaskensis DSM 16109 nucleotide sequence GTTTCGCGGGGCGGGGTTTAAAACGGTGTTTTACATGCCGACCTTCCGCGATACCGGCGGGGACGCTTTTGAAAACGGTGCGCTTGATCTTGAGCGGCTGGATATTTTCTGCCGCCGTCAGAAAATCGCGTTCTTCTTCAAGTTTCACCCGTATGTGAACGTACCCGTGCCCCGGCATCTCAAGGCCGTGCACAGCGTGCAGTTCAGTTCCGACGCCTACCCGCTGCTGGCGCAGACAGATTGTCTGCTGACCGATTATTCTTCGGTGGCCTATGACTTTCTGCTTACGGGCAGGCCGGTCGTGTTTTTCCCGTATGATCTTGAAAAATATCTGGCCTGCGACAGGGCCATGTTCTACCGCTACGAAGATATGTCTCCGGGCCCGCGGCCGGTGAACGAGCCTGAGCTGTTCGAAGCGTTGTTCAGGGTATGCAAGGGCGGTGAAGACCCGTGGCGGGAAGAGCGCAACGCGTTGTGCGCCAAACTTTTTTCCGCATGTGACGGCCATGCTGCCGGCAGGGTGGCCCGGCTGATGCGGTCGCGTTTTTTTGCAGGGGGGGCATAGCGCGCGTTACGGTATGTTTGCAGAGAACTTTCTGCTGTGGCACCCTGCCAGGAGAGACGGGGATGTTCCGCTGATATGCGGAGATGTTCCGGGGTGCAAAGCATAACAGGAGGACGCCTGTGATTCTCGGAGTTGAAGGCAGTCCGCGCCGGTCCGGTAATTCGCATAAACTGCTTGAAGCGATACTGGAAGGCGCTGCGGATGTGGGGCAGGAAGGGTACGCCGTACACCTGCGCGATTACCGGTACGACCCGTGCGTGGGCTGCGAACAGTGCAGAACGGAAAAGGCCTGTACGCGTTTCCGTGACGGCATGACGCTGCTGTATCCGCATGTGGACGGCAGCACGGGACTTGTGCTTGTTTCGCCGGTGCACAATTACAACATCACGGCGTGGATGAAAGCTTTTATCGACAGATTGTACTGTTATTACGATTTCAGCGATACACGGCCACGCGCGTGGCGCAGCAGGCTGGCAGAACAGAACAGGGCGGCCGTCATTGCCGCGGTGGCGGAGCAGGAAACTCCGGAAAATCTGGGTGT carries:
- a CDS encoding flavodoxin family protein — encoded protein: MILGVEGSPRRSGNSHKLLEAILEGAADVGQEGYAVHLRDYRYDPCVGCEQCRTEKACTRFRDGMTLLYPHVDGSTGLVLVSPVHNYNITAWMKAFIDRLYCYYDFSDTRPRAWRSRLAEQNRAAVIAAVAEQETPENLGVALEAMRLPLEALGYRVVAQLPVLRLFDRGLVAKHEDVLQAAREAGRKLAEAVT